GCCTTACTAACTCATTCTGGTATTTTGATTTAGTTGGAATGCACTTCGCCCCCCAAACTTGATTTTACATTACGTTGGCTAGGGTTACCTTTATAGCTAATAGTACCCCCTGTGCCAGCCGAAGCATCTAGTATTTTATTGGCATTAACTTGGGCTACGCCACCAGTATTGGCCTTTATATCTACTTCGTCGCTAGACAAATTATAAGCAAAGAGTTCGCCTCCCGTATTTACTCGGGTTTGTTGATACGTTGCTTTACCCTCTAATTTAACAATAGCTCCTTGTACACTTGTTAGTTCGAGGTTATTTACTTTTACCTCAAATTTGACAATTGCACCCGAAGCAGCGTCAATAGCGAGGCGGTTTCCTTCAAGTACCTGAGCAGCTGCAAGCTCGGCACCACGACTTGCCTTTATACTAGACAACTCGCTGATATACTCTACCTTTACCTTAAACTGCTTTTGAGGCTCGGATTTTCTTTTGTTGTTATCTTTATCAGTAAGTTGTTTAAAAATTTTCGTTTTTACTGAAAGCTCGCCACCCGATACCTGAATCGTTAAGTCGTCGATATTGGCACCGTACAAAGCCTCGGCTGTTACCTTATTAACATTGCCTTTTACAAGCTCAACTTTCATAATACCTTGCATATCTATTTTGCTAAACGATTGCAAAGTAAGTTCCTGATTTTGTTGTCCAAAAGCTATTACCGAGACCGCAGTCATGAGTAATACGAGTACGCTTTTCATTGTTTTCATAACGTTGTTTGCTTAATTGAATGCTTATATATTATAGGAAAAATACGAGTAAGTAAATGAGTTACTAGGTATTTGTTTGGCTCATATTCTTACAATTTTATTAGATGCAATAATCAACGCTAAGGTTGCATGCGTTAGTACATTGGCATAGTTTGGTCTATTTCATTGGCCCATTCATTTATTCCTCCTTCTAAATTTATAAGATTTTTGAATCCATGATTCTGCACCAAAAACTCAATTACCGAAGCCGAACGCATACCATGATGACAATACACCACAACGGGTTTGTCGCGAGGAATATGCTTGATATTATTGGGTATGCTATTCATAGGTATCAAAACCGAGTTGGCAAGGTGACAAATATCGTATTCATACAGATTTCGGACATCTAGCAATACCAGTTCTTTGTTTTGCACAAGCTGGTCGTGGAGTTCTTCTACGGTTATGGTTTTCATGATATTATCGGTACTACAGGCCGCAATATCGTCCGATTCGGCATGGTGTTGTTCTATTAAATGCTCGGCATCGGCACGACGTTTTACTTTAATTTTTTGGGAAGTATTTTCTAGTAAATCAACCATCAAAAACTCACCACTAAGGACTTTTCCTATACCAGTAATCATTTTTACCACCTCGTTGGCTTGGTACATACCGAGTGTACCAGGCAAAATACCCAATACTCCGATGGCAGCACAATTAGGAATTTCTAAATCAGAAGGCTGTTCAGGAAAAAGGCAACGATACGTAGGCCCCAAAACACCATTGTTATCTTTAAAATTGAATACCGAGACTTGCCCCTCAAACTGATGAATAGCTCCATAAACAAAAGGTTTTTGGTGTTTCACACACATATCGTTGATAAGATAACGAGCCGAAAAATTGTCGGTACAGTCTACCACTATATCGTACATCTTAATAAACGCCTCGGCATTCTCTTTTTTGAGCTTTTGGTTTACAGCCTCTATTTCGATAGTATCGTTCATCTGAGCTAGGCGTTTGGCAGCGGTAGTGGCTTTAGGTTTGCCAATATCTTCTGTTTTGTAAAGCACCTGTCGTTGTAGATTGGTTAGGTCAACCACATCGCTGTCCAGAATTCCGATTTTTCCAATACCAGCGGCTGTCAAATACAACAAAACAGGGCATCCTAGCCCTCCAGCTCCTATTACTAGCACTTTGGCGAACTTGAGTTTTTGTTGTCCTTCAAGCCCAATTTGAGGCAATAATATATGTTTTTGGTAACGTGTTTTTTCGGCAGATGTTAACATTGATTTAGCTAATAGTTTCTGAGATTCAAGGACAAAACAACAGTGATGAATACACACCTATTGAGTAACGAAATTTGTCGCTATAATTGTTCGGTAGAGGTATAAAATAAAAGCCTCTTTGTAACATAAATTACAAAGAGGCTTTTATAACTAAATGCCACAATAAAGGGCAAATATAACTAAACAGATAAAGTTCCTTTACGAGCAGCAGCAATCAAAGATGCTTCCAAACCTTTC
The DNA window shown above is from Flectobacillus major DSM 103 and carries:
- the moeB gene encoding molybdopterin-synthase adenylyltransferase MoeB, which codes for MLTSAEKTRYQKHILLPQIGLEGQQKLKFAKVLVIGAGGLGCPVLLYLTAAGIGKIGILDSDVVDLTNLQRQVLYKTEDIGKPKATTAAKRLAQMNDTIEIEAVNQKLKKENAEAFIKMYDIVVDCTDNFSARYLINDMCVKHQKPFVYGAIHQFEGQVSVFNFKDNNGVLGPTYRCLFPEQPSDLEIPNCAAIGVLGILPGTLGMYQANEVVKMITGIGKVLSGEFLMVDLLENTSQKIKVKRRADAEHLIEQHHAESDDIAACSTDNIMKTITVEELHDQLVQNKELVLLDVRNLYEYDICHLANSVLIPMNSIPNNIKHIPRDKPVVVYCHHGMRSASVIEFLVQNHGFKNLINLEGGINEWANEIDQTMPMY
- a CDS encoding head GIN domain-containing protein; the encoded protein is MKSVLVLLMTAVSVIAFGQQNQELTLQSFSKIDMQGIMKVELVKGNVNKVTAEALYGANIDDLTIQVSGGELSVKTKIFKQLTDKDNNKRKSEPQKQFKVKVEYISELSSIKASRGAELAAAQVLEGNRLAIDAASGAIVKFEVKVNNLELTSVQGAIVKLEGKATYQQTRVNTGGELFAYNLSSDEVDIKANTGGVAQVNANKILDASAGTGGTISYKGNPSQRNVKSSLGGEVHSN